The genomic interval TGAACCCCAAAATCGGGTCATTCTCGATCCCACCTGCATCCCTGTGCTCCTTCGAGATCATAAGTGTCATGGGTTGGGTTTTCGTCTACAACAATTTCATTGCTCCAGCTTCGAAGAAGTACTTAGGAAACGGAACTGGACTTTCCCAGCTGCAGCGCATGGGAATTGGCCGTTTCCTACTGGTCCTGGCTATGTTAACAGCTGCTTGCAATGAGAGCAGGAGATTAGCGAGTGCCAAAGCTGGTGAAACCTTGAGCATCCTGTGGCAACTCCCACAGTTCTTCGTCCTGGCCAGCTCGGAAGTCTTCAATAACATCACACAACTAGAGTTCTTCTTCGCTCAGGCACCTGACAGGATGAAGAGCATCTGCACAGCAATGGTTCTGTTCTCAATGTCTCTAGGCAATTACTTGAATTCCTTCATCATCACAGTTATAGCCAAGGTAACATCGGGCGAGGGAGAGCTGGGCTGGATCCCAGACGATCTAAACAAAGGCCATCTGGATTACTATTTCTTGGCACTGGCAGGCTTATCGGTAGTGAACTTTTTTGCGTATCAATCTTTGGCAGGGAGCTATACTTTGAAGAAAGTCATTTCGGAGAGTTAAAAGAGGGTTTGTAACGATGTTGTGTGGAAAAAATTATGCTCGTCTCAGATGTTTTTTTCAAAAAAGTTTTTCATTGTAAAACTTTGCCTTACAAATGGCTGGTGAGCAGCCGTTTTGGACGGATTTAAAGGGAAGGTCATCAAGATGCATTTTTCTATCGATTTGTAGAAAAagacaaaatttataaaaattcaattggTCGAAACAGATGAGTTATTAGATGCGAAGGGACGATGGCGGCCATCCCTTGCCTTCCCGCCGCTGCGCTGCTCCCTCTGACCTCCATACGGCCTACCAAGTTCCTCCTCTGCCGCcgccgcctccgcctccgcctcctcCGCTCCCCGTTGTTTTCTTCAGCATCTTCGAGTGGGATCCCAGTGACCTGTTCGCGGCCCGAACCATCTCTAGAGGTCGTGTACAATGTGCGGGTCGAGCGAGACTTGTCGCCGGAGAGGATGGCGGAGCTAGGCGTCGACAGATGGGCGGTGTGGAAGTCCGGCGCGCGGTCCCGCCTCCCCTGGGAATGGAACGTGGACCAGCAGGTGTACGTCGTCAGCGGCGAGGTCCGGGTGGTTCCCGAGGGTGCCAAGTCCGGCGAGCGATACATGAAATTTGTCGCCGGCGATCTTGTTCATTACCCCAAGTGGTTTGGGGCCGACCTTCTCTTCGACGGCCCCTACGAGGAGCGTTACCGCTTCCTCGCCCCCGGCGACGATTGAACCAATTCCAAACCCTAGATTTTTTGAGGCAACTTTTGGAAATGGAGAACTTGAAGGGCctgttcgaaaaataaaaaatcttttgcCAGCTTTAATAATAGATGTTAGTTCCATGTAAACTCATCAATAATGAATGCTTGTCGcacatttttttctctctttattgTAGTATCtgatgataataaaaataataattttaaattgataAAAGTTCAAATTCATAATATCCATTTGTAAGAtttaataaaactaaatcaaatgtGATAAGGCAACCCTTAAACGGCCGAATTCTCATATCAAATTTGATAAGGCAGGCAACAACGGTCGAAATTTCAAATTCATCCCTCTCCTCTCCTCAGGCCTATATATATATCCTTCCCTTAACCGATGCTCCCTTCTCCAAGGCCAGGTTGGTCAAAACCCTAATCGAGAACACAGCGATCGCAGCAGAGGAGAGAAGAAAAGGAAGCCATGGATTTCCATAGCATGCCCAGGCGACAGCTTCAAGCACTATGCAAGCAGAACCGCGTCCCCGCCAACATCACCAACGTCGCCATGGCCGACGCCCTCCATGCTCTCCATGTAGTAAGATATCTTCTATCGCCTATATTCTTTGCCTCGTCTTTATAGCGTAAATCAATTCGTTTGATTTGAAACATCAGGCTGGATCGTTGGAGAACGCCCAAGAAGCGCTTCAGGATCTGACTCCCCATGTGCCCTCTTCGCGCAAGGCTGCCTCACGCCGACGACTGCATGCGGAATCGATGACTCTTGATTCAATAGAGACCAGGGAGCAACCCGCTAGCCCCCTTCCTCGGGCTCGTCGTGTGACTGTAAAGGCCTCAGAGATCTGGCGATTGGgtgttgaaggagaagaagatgaaatcgaggaggagaagaaagaaacCGTCATTGAGGCCACGCCGTTAACGGTTACGAAGTGCAGCTCCATGAAGCCGCCAACGAGGAGGCTAAAAAAGGACGTTGAGGCTAAGGAAGAAGAGCCCACGGATGCAATGAAAACTCCGGCCTCCCTAACTGGCAGGCGGATGGCGACTAGGAAGGTGGCTATAACCCCAGTAGCGGTGGATCAAGAGGACGGAGACACAGTCGTTTCAGCTAGGGTTACAGCTCGCCGTAATAAGATTACGAGGCAGTCTACTAGGGCAGCGACAGAAGATAGTGCCACGTCCACCGTGAGGAGGAGTGCAAGGATTAGGGCTAAGACGGGGGAATCTGCTGTCAAGATCGGATCTTCGTTCCTAGAAGTAGAACTGGAACAAGGTGGAGAAGATGAAACGACTTTGGGCAATTACTTCCTCTGTTTTCAAGGCTTTATCTTTAATCTAATTACATACCTTCTGTGTCGATTATAGGCATGGAGATCAGAAATGCTCCGATAGAGGAAGTAAAAAATGGTGAAAAAGATTGTGATTTGGTGGCCGTTGACACTGTTGTTCCACAGCGTTCTCTGGAAGAAGCTGCAATAACTCCGAAAGATAAAGAATTTGCTGCCGTATCTGTAGGCTCAGATCAAAAGCAACTGGACAAAGGTGAAAATGAAGGATCATTTTGGGTCTATTCCTCTATAAATTTTGcgtctttttttttaaagaatcttAGAGCTTCATCCTGGATTTCTCTACAGAGGAAGTTGATAATCACTGTGAAAAAGATTGTAATTTTGTGGCAGTTGGTGCTAATATTCTGATCAATAATCTTGAAGAGAATGGGAAAACACCAGATGCCGAGTCTACTATTATCGAAAAGGAAGTGATGGATGTGGCTACAAAAGAAGTTGGTGAAGCTGCTGAAATGGCTCCAAAAGCGGAGGAATTTGATGATGCGAAAGAGTTGGGAAGTGTGGCACAACATCATGAAGGTAAATGGTACTCTATTAAGTCTTGTTTCTGCACGATTCCATTTAGTTTTTGACGAGTGATGAAGAAGAGGAACTGATGGATATGAATACAGAAGTTGATGAAATAGCTCCAGAAGTTGAAGGATTTGCTGATGAGGAGTTGGGAAGTGTAGTCCAACATCATGAAGGTAAACGAGGACTCTATTAATCCTTTTATCTTCACGTTTCCATTGTTGTTAGCCACTGAATCGTGGTAATCTACGTGCGTTTTAGGTGTTAAAATCAAAGATAACTTTGATGGAAATGAAGATGAAGTCTGCATTGATAGAGATCGAATTGTGGAGAGTGGAGCAAATGATGCTAATGAAGAAGAGGTGATCCAAGAAACTGAAGCATCCATTGGAGAACTAGTGCCTGAGACCGATTGTGAATTCAAAGCTTCGCCTGTCCAAGGGATCATAATTTCTTTAGAGAACCTAGTGATAACGAAAGATGATGTAGCTGAACATACCgaggaagaagaggatgatgaaATCAAATGTGCTACAGATGAAAAGGGCAAGTCTGAAGAGATTGACCGTGACGATGAGATTCCTGGTGTAGCAGTAAATTCCATCATCCAGAATCAGGTTCCTTCAATTCCTGATTCTGACAATGAGGTAAAAGTAATCGACTCTGATTCGCAAGATGAGGTTTCTGCTATTCCTGCCGTCAATGCTGGTCGCGACGATGAGATGCTGGAAGAAGTAAAAGAATCTGATGAAATCTCAGCCAAAGTTGAAGAATCCCCTGCTAAGCCAACAGGTGAAGCCATTGacacaattgaatttcaattTTCTGTCGCAGACAAAGAGAATGGCATTTATTCTGCTGAGTTGAACACACAAGTGGTGGTAAATGATAATAAGGAGCAAAATGTGCTAGAAAACTTGAGCCTCAGAAAGCTGAAGAAGGTGTACAAGGAGAAGATAATAAGCAATGTCAGCGAGGTATTGCTAGAATCCGATTGTTTTTTGTTGTATGCTTATAATTTCAGCCTTGAGATTAATCATAATAAGAATCCTCATGTTTTTGTTGATCAGGTGGAAACAAAGAGACAAGATGTCAATCACAACGTTGTCTAATGAAGGCCAAGCTGTTGATGATGATAGGAGAGCTGAGACAAGTTCAAGAACAACGTTTTTGtcttttatctttttattttgctAAGAAACCGTGGTTCCTTCAGCACTTAAATTTTTTATCATTTGGAAGTGCAATTTTTGTGTgcttcttttcttttgtcttgATTGAAAGAAGTGCTAAATGACGAAGCACTCAATCTCTGTTATTGAGAAATGATATTGGTGTAGTTGTTCTTCGCCTTGGTTACCATAGAGCTATTCAAAACAATATAAACTTCCTACAATATAGAATAAAGCATGTTTTTCCAGCACAAGGATCAAAATGCATTGAATGCCAAAACAAGTCAAACATACTTCGTTTTTCAGTGGTTTTTCTGTCCTATTTTTCGTTTATTGTTTCTGATGCTGAGTCAGTTCTATAGATACTGCGCCTGGATTCTTTCTCTGTTCTCCTCCCACCAAAGCTTCGCATTAACCTCCGCAAATCTTTCTCGACTGCACAAACAACGTGTTAGAATTGGCTGTTATGGTTGCATTCTGTTTTGTGGATCCATTTCCATTACCTGAATCGTACACGCCGGAGATCTCGAGTGCCGTCGGCGAGCTCGCGGATGGTAATGAACACTCCTGGTTCGTCTTCCTCCACCCACTCTGTTATCTCCATATCACTGGCGTTGCTGATGGAAATGGAAGCTTCGTCCCTGGACGAGGTGGTGGTCCTTGACGCGTCCACCGAGGAGGTCTCTGCCCTGACACCGGAAACTCCTGCTCCGTAGTGGAGGTGGTGGGGGAAAAATTGCTCGGATGGATCCGGCACGAACGGATAACACACCCCTTTCCCGGCGGTGGACGTCAAAGGCGGCCGGTTTGTATGTCTGATGGCGCTGCGGTAATCTTTGCCGGCTGAGCTTTCCCGTATCGAGCCCACCCTCGAGTAGAATGACTCTCTCTGAAATATTCAGCACTTCGATTTGGAATGCAATTAAGATTCAGTAAGGAAACAAGGGATTGTTCAAACCTCGCTGCCGTCGTCGGATCTTGGTGGTGGAGACAGAGCTTGGCGGTTGAATCTTTGGACGTTGTAGAGCTCCATGATCCTGTCGTAGTTCTCTCCCCACCACCTCTGTGCTTGCCACTTGTTGAACATTTCCCGGCTACACAAACAATTCGCCATTGCTTCAGAGCTGAGAACGCAATCCAGTGATCAGAAGTTATAGTGAGGTTATGGAACCCCCCGAACCTGAATCGTATGCGCCTGAGATCATTGCCGGCGCCGCCAGGGAGCGACACGAAGGTTATGTGCACCCCCGGTTCGACCTGCGCCACCCACTCCTTGGGCCGCCCCTCGTCCTCCAGCACCACGTTCCCCAGCGCCGCCGCGACTGCATCGGCACCGCCGCTGCCGGTCCACCTTGCGCTGCTCCTCGCCTCCTCATAACTCACGTCCCACGCTTTCGCACTAGCTGGCCGAAGGGGACGTCGGTGGTGGCTCCGCGCGACAGCAATCATCTCGCCGTCGTCGAAGTAGTGGTGCGGGTGGAAGCTCTTGCTCCGGAACGACGAGCTCCCTCCTCCGCCTTTGCACTGGCGAGAAGAGCCAGAAACCTTCAACACCATGTCCTTTATCTGTAGACGAAGATCAAACTCACGATTCAATTCATAATCAAGCTGTTAATGCTCTGTTTCATGAATGAACATTGCTGTTAACAGCGGAGGACCACCACAGAGTGCTCCTGTTGCTTCACTTTATTCCTATCCCCATTGTTACCGCCAAGGGATCTCTTTCCCCATAGAACTCCTCTCCTTTTTAAAAAGACCAGATCGAGGCCTCCGCcatcatctctctctctctcttctctctttctctCGAGCTGTGGCATGGAGAGAAAGTGAGATGGGACCTTGCCTTCGTCCTCTACCTTGACCAAGCTTTATCCAATTTCGAACTGCACCTCGCAGTCCACAAGCTTGTCATGCTTGCACTGTTCTGCTTTGACAGCCTTGGTTCATTGATCGCATGGTCATTGTCACTTTTGCAGCAACTCTGTTCACCCTCTCTCACTGTCTCACACACGCCCTGTGGCTTTTCATTTGGTTCGAATTTGGTTTTAAAACTGAAATTTAGCGTATGAAGAAAGGAATTGAAGGTGACCTGAGAGGTGAGGCTTTTGCTGGCCTCTTTGTTGCCGGCTGAGTTGGTCACCGCATCCTCTCCGCCGTCGTCCAGGCCGTGCTTGGAGCAAGCGATGCACGCCAACATCTCGTCTTCGCCTAGCTTCTCGATCACCTGAAAACTAAACTTTGGTCACAAAGGAGGGAGAGTCGCTCTTGCCACTGCATGTCAAAGCCCACGCGCCCCATTTAATGGTGACGCAGTGCACGCACCGCTCGGGCTTTGCCAGGATTTAATGATCACTCGGAGAAGACGACGACGGCAAAGGAGAAGCTTGTGATAGGAACAGTGCAAAACAGGGGAGGCAGGATTAATGATGCACGCACGCGTTGTCCGAAGAGATGCTAAGTAGACTGGAGGAAGCAAGCTACGCACCACGCAGAGCAGAGCCAGGCTTTTGCTCCTCTGccccctctctctctcactctctcaTTGCTCACATAGTCACACGCCATGGATGGAAGATTAAGCTTGATCAGAAGAAGTATGGCAGACAACAAGACAACAAGGCGACAACAAGGCGGCGCAATTAAGATCCGTCACTTGTTTGGTCGGCATCAGAAGAAGCCAAAAAGAAGTGCGGAAAAAAACAGAGTAGCCGAAATTGAAACTGGAAAATCTCACCTAAATCTCGATTCGTTCACTGCTGAATGAAACGCCTGCAGCACTTATTCTTGAGGAAGAGGAAGGTGATGGATTAAGAGTAAATGCGCCGGCGGCGTGCGTGCTGAGCTCGAAGCGGAAATGGAGCTGTTGGTCATGTCTGCGTATTTTAAGGCATGCAACTTCATCTTTTCCGTCGTCCAACGTTTACCCGCACATTTCACTCTTTACCCCTCATAACTTTGAAACTATAATTCTACCCCTTAAACTCTtcatatcattaaaaaaaaatttacttataCTTTAATCGAGTAGGATTCTTTTTGAGCTTTGGTACTGCTCTTCCTGCTTTTACAATCAACGAATGCAATTAATCAAATCCAGAGCTAATTGAAATTTCGAAAATATTAAACTTTTCTTGTTTGAAGAAAAAAGAGACAGAAGAAAATAAAGAAGGAAAGTGAAAGGAAGGAAAAGTAATTAAAGAGAGGTGAGGCAAATGGGAGTTGCAGTAAACAAAGTTACAAGCACAGCGCATTAGAAAAGGCAGGCTTTGTTCTTCATTGGCGATGCTGTAAAGATACAGGCTTTCGTTAAAgcacttcttcatcttcttccattccttcttattcttattcttcttcttccattccaAGAAAGGAATAGCTCATTGCCCCCGCAAAACTTTAGCTTTTTTTTCTTCTACCTCCTTTTTTTACTCGTTAAGTAAAGTACCATTGGTCGGGTTAATTATGGTAGAAGAATGGGCATTGAtaaatttgaaatataatttatgtaaaaacgtttatttattttattcactgTCCCTGTATTTGGGGATATCGTTGAAATTTTGTCTTCAATATTTTCTTAGATTAAAGGTGAAGGATGTGTACCAGCCATCATCCGCCACGCGTCGGTACCTTCGCCGTCCGTTTCCCTTAGTCCTCACTCACCCCGCCGCTTCCGCTCCTTCCTCGCCTCGCTACGGTTCACGCGGCGCGCGCCGCCTCACTTCTCCTGCCACGCGGCTGCGAATCCTTTCTATATATACACCGCCGTTTTCCGATCAAGTGATCTCGCCGCTCCGGTGCTCCGCCTTCGTCCGTCGCCTGGTTATGGAGCCTTCCACCTCGTCCCTCCTCGCTCTTCGCGACCAGTCCTTGCGAGAGTCCGTTGCTCCACTCCCATGCCACTACGTCGATGGCTAATAACCCCAAACCAATGCCTTCCCGCATCCGCAATCTCCCGCCCGCGATCGTCGCCGTTCTCCGTCACATCGGCTGATTCGATCCGCCCGGGCGACAAGGtaatgaatttttagaagaaaaaaGGAGAATGATCGAGCCTTGGTCATCGGTTCATTTTGTAGATTAGAAaagggtttaaaaaaaaaaaaatcctttctctattttcatttcttttcctcTAGGAATGGGACTCGTTGACCTCCAAGTTCGCAGAAGCTGCGAACACCCCCTTGCTCCTCCTCCAACTCCCCCAGATCGTCCTTAATGCACGCAATCTTCTCTCAGGCAACAAATGCCGCCCTTTTTTCCGTTCCTTGGCTGGTAGACGCTCTGTCTCTTTGGAGAAAAACGATTTGTTTTGCCTGAACTACCATAGAGATTGGAATTGGTTGTTGTAGGGTATGCATCTAATCATTGAATGCCAGCACAGTAGTTGGTGATCGATAATCCTCATTCCTATGCATCTAATCATTGATTGATAGCACATGTTATGTGGTCTACTTTTGTTCCATCTTTCCCTGACAGCATCCTTCCTGGAGTCATCTCCTTCATTCTGACTGCTACAACTGTTACTTGACTCACTTTGGTAAGCTATGCTccttaatgaattttttttttcttctgaacATGTTGATGCTCCGGAGATAGCCTTCCAATTAAAATTTGAGTTTCATGATCTTATGCTTAGCCAACCGATGGGAAAATGAATTTGTTTAGTGACCGAAATAAAGAAGTTATCCACTTTCATAATTGGATTTGGGCACAAAATAATGTCTTCTAATTAACCAGAATGTCAAAAGTATCAagtagtttcttttttcctgatTAAGGGAAATTTGAAATGAGGCCAAGTGAGAATCTCTGACTAAAATATATCAACTGGGGAGAAGTAGACGAGCAAATGTTGGATGAAGTAGGTTTAGGTAGAGTAATCTGTTCAATGTTCAGTGGTGGGGTATGAACTATGTAGCTGATGCCAAATAGATAGGACTTGAGGTTCACTGCTGCTGCCTGCTACATTTTGTTCAATTGTTCTCAAAGTCCATCCTTGTTTAAGTTCAGACCACCATGATCAAAATTAATAGAGTTTTGGATGGTCTAGGTGAAACAAATAATTCTCCAAGTGGTTGGACCAACATACTATATCCACTACATTACCATAAAACCCCAAAAATCAAGTCAGATTTCACTAGTTCTCTAGGTGTACCTTCGTAATTGGACTATCTTTTAGGATTTTGGCTGATGAGGATTTTCAAATCAATATTGACATCCAATCTAGAATAAGGTTTTTTCCctacatgatttattttctgaACAATATCAGAATAATTAATATCAATCTGGTTTTCTTTTGTTGAAAATTTAAATGGGAGTTCTTTGGTATCAATTCACTAGCCTAGGTGAAAAAACTAACCTATTAACTTACGAGGCACAACCATTGATCCAAAATGCTTAAGCCTAGGTTCTTTGTGTTCCACTCATCTAAGCTTATGAATTCATTATTAATCCATAATTCTCCATATAAGTCTAATCTAGGATATCATAGTCTCCCCACTGAAGTCTTAATGTTCTCATCAAGACCAAAGTTCTAACTCATAGCCTATAACCAGCATTTGGAGGAGTAATGGTGGATCCGGGATTACATAGGCAACCATTTTTAATACCCCAACATCTGTAAGATTAGGTTCTCTCTCATAACAGTTATCATGACTCACCTGAATGTGAGTATTGGTCCATTTACTAGTCTGGCTTCACTCTTGGTCTAAAATGCTTATGCCTAAGTTAATAGTAGACTcatctaagcttataaactttTTATTATTCCATAATTCTCTATGTAGGGATAAACTAGGATGCCATATATAACAAATACCTGAATTCATGTGGAACAAGAATAGACTATGTGCAATGTTTATTCAACAACTGGTTAACAACGGGAATAAAAGTCTTGAGATGGAAGGCACCTAGCAATATTAAAAAGTGACTGAGAAAAGAAAGATGCTAGTTCATCCAtattattttgttttaatttgtttCTCAGTTGTGACTATGTTAACCTGATGTTATGGTTCAGTAAAAAATATAGGAAATTCACTAAATTACAAAAATATGTCTAAAATATCAGGAGCTTGCTAAAGAAGAATGGCATGCCTGTTGCTATTGCCTGGTATTGCTATCACTCTAATTTTTCCCAGGCATTAATATACTCATCCTAATGCTTTCAATCTTCCACTTTATTTTACTGATGAACCCTGTAAATATCTTGTTCTGTACTGATTCCTCCATTCTCTTGTTTTTTTACAATAGGCTTTATTCATTAGTTGGACCTGAAATCATAAGACAGTGAAAGTATATTTCTTATTTTTGCCTTACATTTTACGCAACTTTCTtgtttttaaacatttatttttcatTCATATTATTCCTACAGACATTCTTCCATCTTGGTTTAAAGGTATATGTATAGGCTTTAAAGGTACATATAGGCACGGATTGGCAAACTTTCTGACAAAGTGACAAGGATTGTAGGTTCACTGTCTGGATGGACTGAAACCCTCCTTTTCATGTGGATGCCAGTTTCACAGATggtaataataatttaacttagtTCTTTATATGTCTTTCTCCGATTATTTTGACCATTGTGCTTGTAGATGATTTGTTTGTTCTACAGTGAACGAAGAAGTACTTTGTTTGTTATTTATGATTTCACGTGATCAATTTATCTTCAAGTGCTATTGCTGAAAAGGTCTTTTGAGCTTGGTAATTGTCTGAATTGTAGGTTCACTGGTTCAGCTTGAGCATCATTTCATCAGGGCCGGGGAAACCTATTCTGCTTGCATAGGTAAGCTTCCATTCTGTTGCGCTGTTATCGTGCGACGGTTCTAAATTGTATCATTATCATTAACTTTAACCTTCTGGGCTGTTCTAGTCTCAATACCATCAGCAAGGAGTTTTTCTTTGGAGCAACCATTGGATTGCTTCTTTGTATAGGTATCAATGGTTTGTCCTTTCTGAACATGTCTTCTGATCATTTGATTGTGTCTTGTGCAAGCATTTCTTTTGTGAGTGGTGATGATACTTTGGAGAGATTCAGTGGCCTATGGATACCCTTTAAGATCCATGAAAGAGCTTATTTTTTGGACCATGACAAAGTGATGACTGTATGTCCATAATAAAAAGTTTAACCTACTTTGATAGATTTATTATGAAATTTTAAGAATAATAAATCTATCACGTTTTTTTTCTTAATAAATTTGCCCATAATAACCTATTTAAGGGACTTGTTTGCTGTAAGTATATATAAAAAATGACAACTAAATGCACAAATATTGTGAATCGTGAGATAGATAAATTGATTAGACAATGCGTTAATAAATCTTGGTGGAAAATAAATGTCATAAtagatttattttagaatttataaaaataaaatattaattctaattttcaaatctattttttattttttatattaaaaaacaaatttaattttttaatatttagtcCATTGTCTTGGTTTCAATAAGCCAGTTGGGCGACATAGCTGCTGAGGGCCTGAGGCTTTTCAAGCCAGCCAAATTGGGtacaaactaaaaaaaaaaaaaaaaaaaaaaaacccatcGGGTACATTGTAAAGAAATATTTATGGGGCCATCAAGCAGTCTCCCTAAACAAGTGGTAGGCACTTCTATAATTAAtgcattttaaaatataattttaatgtttttaaatttatttttgcccTTTTTAAAGGTAAAAAAGGAGGTTATAAATAACTtgagattatttaaaattatttaattaatctaaaccgaatttaaaattaatttcagtttaagttaaacttgatttatttaaatattattgtttgagttttttttttatatttgtaatGTTGTTTGGATGGTTAATAAGTTGACTGTTATAAATTTGTTTATGAtggataaatttaatattattcatTAAAagctataatttttatattatattaataagctgaatataaatttatttaaaataaataatttaaatttatttatttagttggaCTTAAAGGGTGATAAATAAGTTTTTACCGAGCCAATATAATAAGATTTATTAAACTCTTAATTATTGACATAGTTGACTGGTCGT from Zingiber officinale cultivar Zhangliang chromosome 6B, Zo_v1.1, whole genome shotgun sequence carries:
- the LOC121989119 gene encoding protein Brevis radix-like 4 isoform X1 gives rise to the protein MPQLERKREERERDDGGGLDLVFLKRRGVLWGKRSLGGNNGDRNKVKQQEHSVVIKDMVLKVSGSSRQCKGGGGSSSFRSKSFHPHHYFDDGEMIAVARSHHRRPLRPASAKAWDVSYEEARSSARWTGSGGADAVAAALGNVVLEDEGRPKEWVAQVEPGVHITFVSLPGGAGNDLRRIRFSREMFNKWQAQRWWGENYDRIMELYNVQRFNRQALSPPPRSDDGSERESFYSRVGSIRESSAGKDYRSAIRHTNRPPLTSTAGKGVCYPFVPDPSEQFFPHHLHYGAGVSGVRAETSSVDASRTTTSSRDEASISISNASDMEITEWVEEDEPGVFITIRELADGTRDLRRVRFSRERFAEVNAKLWWEENRERIQAQYL
- the LOC121989119 gene encoding protein BREVIS RADIX-like isoform X3 → MLACIACSKHGLDDGGEDAVTNSAGNKEASKSLTSQIKDMVLKVSGSSRQCKGGGGSSSFRSKSFHPHHYFDDGEMIAVARSHHRRPLRPASAKAWDVSYEEARSSARWTGSGGADAVAAALGNVVLEDEGRPKEWVAQVEPGVHITFVSLPGGAGNDLRRIRFSREMFNKWQAQRWWGENYDRIMELYNVQRFNRQALSPPPRSDDGSERESFYSRVGSIRESSAGKDYRSAIRHTNRPPLTSTAGKGVCYPFVPDPSEQFFPHHLHYGAGVSGVRAETSSVDASRTTTSSRDEASISISNASDMEITEWVEEDEPGVFITIRELADGTRDLRRVRFSRERFAEVNAKLWWEENRERIQAQYL
- the LOC121989119 gene encoding protein Brevis radix-like 4 isoform X2, yielding MPQLERKREERERDDGGGLDLVFLKRRGVLWGKRSLGGNNGDRNKVKQQEHSVIKDMVLKVSGSSRQCKGGGGSSSFRSKSFHPHHYFDDGEMIAVARSHHRRPLRPASAKAWDVSYEEARSSARWTGSGGADAVAAALGNVVLEDEGRPKEWVAQVEPGVHITFVSLPGGAGNDLRRIRFSREMFNKWQAQRWWGENYDRIMELYNVQRFNRQALSPPPRSDDGSERESFYSRVGSIRESSAGKDYRSAIRHTNRPPLTSTAGKGVCYPFVPDPSEQFFPHHLHYGAGVSGVRAETSSVDASRTTTSSRDEASISISNASDMEITEWVEEDEPGVFITIRELADGTRDLRRVRFSRERFAEVNAKLWWEENRERIQAQYL